A region of Zootoca vivipara chromosome 15, rZooViv1.1, whole genome shotgun sequence DNA encodes the following proteins:
- the SSH2 gene encoding protein phosphatase Slingshot homolog 2 isoform X1: MALVTVQRSPTPSATSSPCASEADSGEDDCRFQPRSISESFLTVKGAALFLPRGNGSSTPRISHRRNKHAGDLQQHLQAMFMLLRPEDNIRLAVRLESTYQNRTRYMVVVSTNGRQDTEENIVLGMDFSCNDSSVCTMGLVLPLWSDALIHLDGDGGFSVSTDNRVHIFKPVSVQAMWSALQSLHKACEVARINNYYPGSLFLTWVSYYESHINSDQSSVNEWNAMKDVQSHRPDSPALFTDVPTERERTERLIKTKLREIMMQKDLENITSKEIRTELEMQMACNLREFKEFIDNEMIVILGQMDSPTQIFDHVFLGSEWNASNLEDLQNRGVRYILNVTREIDNFFPGVFEYHNIRVYDEEATDLLAYWNDTYKFISKAKKNGSKCLVHCKMGVSRSASTVIAYAMKEYGWNLDRAYDYVKERRTVTKPNPSFMRQLEEYQGILLASKQRHNKLWRSHSDSDLSDHHEPMGKSGMEVSKKEITTSADQISESKTSCGHHHHVPMSPGPMCAGPPTEPLCHLGADAAGNLCSIERVVQLEITTRDFNTEQMEDKLNLNNINGCSSGCCLDDSKFPLDNCNASDALLQQREALGPAAEFPDLAVDDLEKDALKQGDGNIHLVPMEELESCLQDVSNHNSPSPPPVTSLPEEADFGADRIDFFSALEKFVELSQDSRPRTCSHSRTEDQGGGRNGLSKVSGGLELSPSNPTEDAQGSNSSDNSPQPSEGSSVEEERLKLSEPSRSGGLTRSHSENAISVKDIITEIESIRQGVGQGQAKTDALNNPVLVSKRNTVHELPAESAWESKPRKAEPGEGGGSVPKEAASEPLKPDREAASAQPVPSCKLDVEDGGNSGEDSAEGHPNPGPKWCPGSVRRATLEFEERLRQEQELLHSTPVVLLPIRKNSRIESPAVADPTAKGPSHEPSHEQAQSSGEKVASRAGGAETEASLNQPPEMPPASSPPRDGLLAELEGLAREHRLVVSLESPDSLPAPGLLLPKRIEIIEYTQAVKLPSPTGLGRGHTQDDSEETKMATTSLAVDENCNAALCSQNPPGPSEPESKDFKKAIFTLGSPGEDAVRGPADMHTSPPASRARCPPPPPSHRQPFVCLQGVTQDSTGTDPEPAPLGGYAGNGQFAFEERGGALRRRSEGALTHWSPEDYDPHPRKVGAGANTVGAAAAPLLRCGLPHSSSSDSIRELRGDTVRQWAKDLEARVWQAGLTLPSQMKRSASLAKLGGLNLSKDDLPSGNPFPSSARPAAPESLQAPSGHGEALSLGGLALPTPEPAPLLPAPRPTAHFVEQLKMAAESIALSSPVERPLAQYAKEFSLARQLPGAKLTSPPEAPLPGLLATTPHPPHWLAVLPRPQQGRTQPPRRLRKANDRKRTTNPLYNTM; the protein is encoded by the exons caTTAGCGAAAGTTTTCTCACGGTAAAAGGTGCCGCCCTCTTCCTCCCGCGTGGAAATGGATCCTCGACCCCCAGGATCAGCCACCGGCGCAACAAGCATGCAG GTGACCTCCAGCAACACCTCCAAGCAATGTTCATGCTGCTCCGCCCAGAGGACAACATCAGGCTG GCTGTGAGACTGGAAAGCACGTACCAGAACCGCACTCGATACATGGTGGTGGTCTCAACTAATGGTCGGCAGGACACCGAGGAAAACATCGTCCTGGGAATGGACTTCTCCTGCAACGACAG CAGTGTTTGTACAATGGGGCTGGTCCTGCCACTCTGGAGCGATGCCTTGATTCATCTGGATGGCGATGG GGGCTTCAGCGTCTCGACAGATAACCGGGTGCACATCTTTAAGCCTGTGTCTGTGCAAGCCATGTG GTCTGCCCTGCAGAGTCTCCACAAGGCCTGCGAAGTGGCCCGCATCAACAACTACTACCCGGGGAGCCTTTTCCTCACGTGGGTCAGCTACTATGAGAGCCACATCAACTCGGACCAGTCCTCCGTCAACGAATGGAACGCCATGAAAGATGTCCAGTCCCACCGACCCGATTCGCCTGCCCTCTTCACGGACGT CCCAACAGAACGGGAACGCACAGAACGTCTCATCAAGACCAAGCTGAGGGAAATCATGATGCAGAAAGATTTGGAGAACATCACATCCAAGGAG aTCCGCACGGAACTGGAGATGCAGATGGCTTGCAACTTGCGGGAGTTCAAGGAGTTCATTGATAACGAGATGATCGTCATCCTGGGCCAGATGGACAGCCCCACGCAGATCTTTGACCACGTCTTCCTG GGTTCAGAGTGGAATGCCTCCAATCTGGAAGATCTGCAGAATAGAGG GGTGCGGTACATTCTGAACGTCACCCGAGAAATCGACAACTTCTTCCCTGGCGTCTTTGAGTACCACAACATCCGTGTTTACGACGAGGAGGCAACAGATCTCCTGGCTTACTGGAACGACACCTACAAATTCATCTCCAAAGCAAA GAAGAACGGATCCAAGTGCCTGGTTCACTGCAAGATGGGGGTCAGCCGGTCGGCCTCCACGGTGATTGCCTACGCCATGAAGGAGTACGGCTGGAACCTTGACCGGGCCTACGACTACGTGAAGGAGCGCCGGACGGTCACCAAGCCCAACCCCAGCTTCATGCGGCAGCTAGAGGAGTATCAGGGCATCCTCCTGGCCAG TAAGCAGCGTCACAACAAGCTGTGGCGCTCGCACTCCGACAGCGACCTCTCCGACCACCACGAGCCCATGGGCAAGTCCGGGATGGAGGTCAGCAAGAAGGAGATCACCACGTCGGCGGACCAGATCTCGGAGAGCAAGACCTCCTGCGGCCACCACCACCACGTGCCCATGTCTCCGGGGCCCATGTGCGCTGGTCCGCCCACGGAACCCTTGTGCCACCTGGGTGCCGATGCCGCCGGGAACTTGTGCAGCATCGAGCGGGTGGTGCAGCTGGAGATCACCACGAGAGACTTCAATACCGAGCAGATGGAGGACAAGCTGAACTTGAACAACATCAACGGGTGCTCCTCCGGTTGCTGCTTGGACGACTCAAAGTTCCCCCTGGATAATTGCAATGCCTCGGATGCCTTGCTGCAGCAGCGAGAGGCCTTGGGGCCAGCGGCAGAGTTCCCGGACTTGGCAGTGGACGACTTGGAGAAGGATGCCCTCAAGCAAGGAGACGGGAACATCCACCTTGTGCCCATGGAAGAGCTGGAGTCTTGCTTGCAGGACGTCTCCAACCATAACTCGCCCAGCCCCCCTCCTGTGACGTCCTTGCCGGAGGAGGCGGACTTTGGCGCTGACCGGATCGACTTCTTCAGCGCCTTGGAGAAGTTTGTGGAGCTCTCTCAGGACAGCCGGCCACGGACTTGCTCCCACTCCAGGACGGAGGATCAGGGGGGCGGGAGGAACGGTCTCTCCAAAGTGTCGGGGGGGCTGGAGCTGTCGCCCTCCAACCCCACAGAAGATGCTCAAGGAAGCAACTCCTCAGACAACTCGCCCCAGCCGTCCGAGGGGTCCTCGGTGGAGGAGGAGCGGCTGAAG CTCTCCGAACCGAGCCGTTCAGGCGGCCTGACTCGCTCTCACTCTGAAAACGCCATCTCTGTGAAAGACATCATCACCGAGATCGAATCGATCCGCCAGGGGGTAGGGCAGGGACAGGCGAAGACGGACGCCTTGAACAATCCGGTCCTGGTGTCGAAGAGAAACACGGTCCATGAGCTCCCTGCCGAGTCGGCCTGGGAAAGCAAGCCTCGAAAAGCCGAGCCGGGCGAAGGCGGTGGCTCGGTCCCGAAGGAGGCGGCTAGTGAGCCTTTGAAACCGGACCGAGAAGCCGCTTCAGCCCAGCCGGTGCCTTCTTGTAAGCTGGACGTAGAAGACGGCGGCAACTCGGGAGAAGACTCGGCAGAGGGCCATCCGAACCCCGGGCCCAAATGGTGTCCTGGATCAGTACGGCGTGCCACCCTGGAATTTGAGGAGCGCCTGcggcaggagcaggagctgctACACTCTACCCCCGTTGTCCTGCTACCCATCCGGAAGAACTCCAGGATCGAATCCCCAGCGGTGGCCGACCCCACAGCGAAGGGGCCATCTCACGAGCCATCTCACGAGCAGGCCCAGTCCTCTGGGGAGAAGGTAGCCTCAAGAGCTGGGGGCGCAGAGACTGAGGCTAGTTTGAATCAGCCCCCCGAAATGCCACCGGCGTCTTCCCCCCCACGAGATGGCCTGTTGGCAGAGCTGGAGGGGTTGGCCAGAGAGCACCGCTTGGTGGTTTCTCTGGAAAGCCCGGACAGCCTCCCTGCCCCTGGCCTTCTGCTTCCAAAAAGGATTGAAATCATAGAGTACACCCAGGCGGTCAAGTTGCCCAGCCCCACTGGGCTGGGAAGGGGCCACACGCAAGATGACTCGGAGGaaaccaagatggccaccacctCGTTGGCGGTTGACGAAAACTGCAACGCTGCTTTGTGTTCCCAGAATCCCCCGGGGCCTTCCGAGCCAGAGAGCAAAGACTTTAAGAAGGCCATTTTTACCTTGGGTAGCCCTGGGGAAGATGCTGTCAGAGGGCCGGCTGACATGCACACCTCTCCTCCTGCGAGTCGGGCAAGGTGCCCCCCTCCGCCGCCCTCCCATCGCCAGCCCTTCGTTTGCCTGCAGGGGGTCACTCAGGACAGCACAGGAACCGACCCTGAGCCGGCCCCTCTGGGGGGATATGCTGGCAACGGACAGTTTGCCTTTGAGGAGAGGGGAGGTGCTCTGCGCCGGAGGAGTGAGGGCGCTTTGACCCACTGGAGCCCAGAGGACTATGACCCACACCCTCGTAAGGTGGGCGCGGGTGCCAACACCGTGGGGGCTGCTGCCGCACCTCTCCTTCGCTGCGGCCTTCCTCACAGCTCCAGCAGTGACAGCATCAGAGAGCTGAGGGGGGACACAGTGAGGCAGTGGGCAAAGGACCTTGAGGCCCGGGTCTGGCAAGCAGGCCTCACGCTCCCTTCTCAGATGAAGCGCTCAGCGTCGCTGGCAAAGCTGGGCGGCCTGAACTTGTCAAAAGACGACTTGCCCTCGGGGAACCCCTTCCCTTCCAGTGCCAGGCCAGCCGCTCCGGAATCACTCCAGGCCCCCTCCGGCCACGGGGAAGCCCTCTCGCTGGGGGGCCTAGCTTTGCCAACGCCAGAACCTGCCCCGTTGTTGCCCGCCCCCCGGCCCACGGCACATTTTGTCGAGCAGCTCAAGATGGCGGCCGAATCCATCGCCCTGAGCAGCCCCGTGGAGAGGCCTCTGGCGCAGTATGCCAAAGAGTTCAGCCTGGCCCGGCAGCTTCCGGGCGCGAAATTGACTAGCCCCCCAGAGGCCCCGCTGCCAGGGTTGTTGGCGACGACTCCCCACCCGCCCCACTGGTTGGCTGTGCTCCCCCGGCCCCAGCAGGGTAGAACTCAACCGCCCAGAAGGCTGAGAAAGGCAAATGACAGGAAACGAACCACCAACCCGTTGTACAACACCATGTGA
- the SSH2 gene encoding protein phosphatase Slingshot homolog 2 isoform X2 — protein MTLSGLRRRQQGGGGRGGAGGSGRPPSAAPACPLCRCRRRPPKMIPYFSDDAVISQNAINQLISESFLTVKGAALFLPRGNGSSTPRISHRRNKHAGDLQQHLQAMFMLLRPEDNIRLAVRLESTYQNRTRYMVVVSTNGRQDTEENIVLGMDFSCNDSSVCTMGLVLPLWSDALIHLDGDGGFSVSTDNRVHIFKPVSVQAMWSALQSLHKACEVARINNYYPGSLFLTWVSYYESHINSDQSSVNEWNAMKDVQSHRPDSPALFTDVPTERERTERLIKTKLREIMMQKDLENITSKEIRTELEMQMACNLREFKEFIDNEMIVILGQMDSPTQIFDHVFLGSEWNASNLEDLQNRGVRYILNVTREIDNFFPGVFEYHNIRVYDEEATDLLAYWNDTYKFISKAKKNGSKCLVHCKMGVSRSASTVIAYAMKEYGWNLDRAYDYVKERRTVTKPNPSFMRQLEEYQGILLASKQRHNKLWRSHSDSDLSDHHEPMGKSGMEVSKKEITTSADQISESKTSCGHHHHVPMSPGPMCAGPPTEPLCHLGADAAGNLCSIERVVQLEITTRDFNTEQMEDKLNLNNINGCSSGCCLDDSKFPLDNCNASDALLQQREALGPAAEFPDLAVDDLEKDALKQGDGNIHLVPMEELESCLQDVSNHNSPSPPPVTSLPEEADFGADRIDFFSALEKFVELSQDSRPRTCSHSRTEDQGGGRNGLSKVSGGLELSPSNPTEDAQGSNSSDNSPQPSEGSSVEEERLKLSEPSRSGGLTRSHSENAISVKDIITEIESIRQGVGQGQAKTDALNNPVLVSKRNTVHELPAESAWESKPRKAEPGEGGGSVPKEAASEPLKPDREAASAQPVPSCKLDVEDGGNSGEDSAEGHPNPGPKWCPGSVRRATLEFEERLRQEQELLHSTPVVLLPIRKNSRIESPAVADPTAKGPSHEPSHEQAQSSGEKVASRAGGAETEASLNQPPEMPPASSPPRDGLLAELEGLAREHRLVVSLESPDSLPAPGLLLPKRIEIIEYTQAVKLPSPTGLGRGHTQDDSEETKMATTSLAVDENCNAALCSQNPPGPSEPESKDFKKAIFTLGSPGEDAVRGPADMHTSPPASRARCPPPPPSHRQPFVCLQGVTQDSTGTDPEPAPLGGYAGNGQFAFEERGGALRRRSEGALTHWSPEDYDPHPRKVGAGANTVGAAAAPLLRCGLPHSSSSDSIRELRGDTVRQWAKDLEARVWQAGLTLPSQMKRSASLAKLGGLNLSKDDLPSGNPFPSSARPAAPESLQAPSGHGEALSLGGLALPTPEPAPLLPAPRPTAHFVEQLKMAAESIALSSPVERPLAQYAKEFSLARQLPGAKLTSPPEAPLPGLLATTPHPPHWLAVLPRPQQGRTQPPRRLRKANDRKRTTNPLYNTM, from the exons caTTAGCGAAAGTTTTCTCACGGTAAAAGGTGCCGCCCTCTTCCTCCCGCGTGGAAATGGATCCTCGACCCCCAGGATCAGCCACCGGCGCAACAAGCATGCAG GTGACCTCCAGCAACACCTCCAAGCAATGTTCATGCTGCTCCGCCCAGAGGACAACATCAGGCTG GCTGTGAGACTGGAAAGCACGTACCAGAACCGCACTCGATACATGGTGGTGGTCTCAACTAATGGTCGGCAGGACACCGAGGAAAACATCGTCCTGGGAATGGACTTCTCCTGCAACGACAG CAGTGTTTGTACAATGGGGCTGGTCCTGCCACTCTGGAGCGATGCCTTGATTCATCTGGATGGCGATGG GGGCTTCAGCGTCTCGACAGATAACCGGGTGCACATCTTTAAGCCTGTGTCTGTGCAAGCCATGTG GTCTGCCCTGCAGAGTCTCCACAAGGCCTGCGAAGTGGCCCGCATCAACAACTACTACCCGGGGAGCCTTTTCCTCACGTGGGTCAGCTACTATGAGAGCCACATCAACTCGGACCAGTCCTCCGTCAACGAATGGAACGCCATGAAAGATGTCCAGTCCCACCGACCCGATTCGCCTGCCCTCTTCACGGACGT CCCAACAGAACGGGAACGCACAGAACGTCTCATCAAGACCAAGCTGAGGGAAATCATGATGCAGAAAGATTTGGAGAACATCACATCCAAGGAG aTCCGCACGGAACTGGAGATGCAGATGGCTTGCAACTTGCGGGAGTTCAAGGAGTTCATTGATAACGAGATGATCGTCATCCTGGGCCAGATGGACAGCCCCACGCAGATCTTTGACCACGTCTTCCTG GGTTCAGAGTGGAATGCCTCCAATCTGGAAGATCTGCAGAATAGAGG GGTGCGGTACATTCTGAACGTCACCCGAGAAATCGACAACTTCTTCCCTGGCGTCTTTGAGTACCACAACATCCGTGTTTACGACGAGGAGGCAACAGATCTCCTGGCTTACTGGAACGACACCTACAAATTCATCTCCAAAGCAAA GAAGAACGGATCCAAGTGCCTGGTTCACTGCAAGATGGGGGTCAGCCGGTCGGCCTCCACGGTGATTGCCTACGCCATGAAGGAGTACGGCTGGAACCTTGACCGGGCCTACGACTACGTGAAGGAGCGCCGGACGGTCACCAAGCCCAACCCCAGCTTCATGCGGCAGCTAGAGGAGTATCAGGGCATCCTCCTGGCCAG TAAGCAGCGTCACAACAAGCTGTGGCGCTCGCACTCCGACAGCGACCTCTCCGACCACCACGAGCCCATGGGCAAGTCCGGGATGGAGGTCAGCAAGAAGGAGATCACCACGTCGGCGGACCAGATCTCGGAGAGCAAGACCTCCTGCGGCCACCACCACCACGTGCCCATGTCTCCGGGGCCCATGTGCGCTGGTCCGCCCACGGAACCCTTGTGCCACCTGGGTGCCGATGCCGCCGGGAACTTGTGCAGCATCGAGCGGGTGGTGCAGCTGGAGATCACCACGAGAGACTTCAATACCGAGCAGATGGAGGACAAGCTGAACTTGAACAACATCAACGGGTGCTCCTCCGGTTGCTGCTTGGACGACTCAAAGTTCCCCCTGGATAATTGCAATGCCTCGGATGCCTTGCTGCAGCAGCGAGAGGCCTTGGGGCCAGCGGCAGAGTTCCCGGACTTGGCAGTGGACGACTTGGAGAAGGATGCCCTCAAGCAAGGAGACGGGAACATCCACCTTGTGCCCATGGAAGAGCTGGAGTCTTGCTTGCAGGACGTCTCCAACCATAACTCGCCCAGCCCCCCTCCTGTGACGTCCTTGCCGGAGGAGGCGGACTTTGGCGCTGACCGGATCGACTTCTTCAGCGCCTTGGAGAAGTTTGTGGAGCTCTCTCAGGACAGCCGGCCACGGACTTGCTCCCACTCCAGGACGGAGGATCAGGGGGGCGGGAGGAACGGTCTCTCCAAAGTGTCGGGGGGGCTGGAGCTGTCGCCCTCCAACCCCACAGAAGATGCTCAAGGAAGCAACTCCTCAGACAACTCGCCCCAGCCGTCCGAGGGGTCCTCGGTGGAGGAGGAGCGGCTGAAG CTCTCCGAACCGAGCCGTTCAGGCGGCCTGACTCGCTCTCACTCTGAAAACGCCATCTCTGTGAAAGACATCATCACCGAGATCGAATCGATCCGCCAGGGGGTAGGGCAGGGACAGGCGAAGACGGACGCCTTGAACAATCCGGTCCTGGTGTCGAAGAGAAACACGGTCCATGAGCTCCCTGCCGAGTCGGCCTGGGAAAGCAAGCCTCGAAAAGCCGAGCCGGGCGAAGGCGGTGGCTCGGTCCCGAAGGAGGCGGCTAGTGAGCCTTTGAAACCGGACCGAGAAGCCGCTTCAGCCCAGCCGGTGCCTTCTTGTAAGCTGGACGTAGAAGACGGCGGCAACTCGGGAGAAGACTCGGCAGAGGGCCATCCGAACCCCGGGCCCAAATGGTGTCCTGGATCAGTACGGCGTGCCACCCTGGAATTTGAGGAGCGCCTGcggcaggagcaggagctgctACACTCTACCCCCGTTGTCCTGCTACCCATCCGGAAGAACTCCAGGATCGAATCCCCAGCGGTGGCCGACCCCACAGCGAAGGGGCCATCTCACGAGCCATCTCACGAGCAGGCCCAGTCCTCTGGGGAGAAGGTAGCCTCAAGAGCTGGGGGCGCAGAGACTGAGGCTAGTTTGAATCAGCCCCCCGAAATGCCACCGGCGTCTTCCCCCCCACGAGATGGCCTGTTGGCAGAGCTGGAGGGGTTGGCCAGAGAGCACCGCTTGGTGGTTTCTCTGGAAAGCCCGGACAGCCTCCCTGCCCCTGGCCTTCTGCTTCCAAAAAGGATTGAAATCATAGAGTACACCCAGGCGGTCAAGTTGCCCAGCCCCACTGGGCTGGGAAGGGGCCACACGCAAGATGACTCGGAGGaaaccaagatggccaccacctCGTTGGCGGTTGACGAAAACTGCAACGCTGCTTTGTGTTCCCAGAATCCCCCGGGGCCTTCCGAGCCAGAGAGCAAAGACTTTAAGAAGGCCATTTTTACCTTGGGTAGCCCTGGGGAAGATGCTGTCAGAGGGCCGGCTGACATGCACACCTCTCCTCCTGCGAGTCGGGCAAGGTGCCCCCCTCCGCCGCCCTCCCATCGCCAGCCCTTCGTTTGCCTGCAGGGGGTCACTCAGGACAGCACAGGAACCGACCCTGAGCCGGCCCCTCTGGGGGGATATGCTGGCAACGGACAGTTTGCCTTTGAGGAGAGGGGAGGTGCTCTGCGCCGGAGGAGTGAGGGCGCTTTGACCCACTGGAGCCCAGAGGACTATGACCCACACCCTCGTAAGGTGGGCGCGGGTGCCAACACCGTGGGGGCTGCTGCCGCACCTCTCCTTCGCTGCGGCCTTCCTCACAGCTCCAGCAGTGACAGCATCAGAGAGCTGAGGGGGGACACAGTGAGGCAGTGGGCAAAGGACCTTGAGGCCCGGGTCTGGCAAGCAGGCCTCACGCTCCCTTCTCAGATGAAGCGCTCAGCGTCGCTGGCAAAGCTGGGCGGCCTGAACTTGTCAAAAGACGACTTGCCCTCGGGGAACCCCTTCCCTTCCAGTGCCAGGCCAGCCGCTCCGGAATCACTCCAGGCCCCCTCCGGCCACGGGGAAGCCCTCTCGCTGGGGGGCCTAGCTTTGCCAACGCCAGAACCTGCCCCGTTGTTGCCCGCCCCCCGGCCCACGGCACATTTTGTCGAGCAGCTCAAGATGGCGGCCGAATCCATCGCCCTGAGCAGCCCCGTGGAGAGGCCTCTGGCGCAGTATGCCAAAGAGTTCAGCCTGGCCCGGCAGCTTCCGGGCGCGAAATTGACTAGCCCCCCAGAGGCCCCGCTGCCAGGGTTGTTGGCGACGACTCCCCACCCGCCCCACTGGTTGGCTGTGCTCCCCCGGCCCCAGCAGGGTAGAACTCAACCGCCCAGAAGGCTGAGAAAGGCAAATGACAGGAAACGAACCACCAACCCGTTGTACAACACCATGTGA